Genomic segment of Nostoc sp. TCL240-02:
TTAATGCCATAATCTTTGATCGCCTCTTTGCTGTCTACCACAATATAGGTAGGATCTCCCTTAAGTCCTTGGACTAGGTTGCGATCGCCTGCATTCCGGTTTTCTAGAAATTTGGTGACGCTAACATTGTTACCTAACTCATCTTTTGCCGTTGTACCGCCACCAGCACCACCAGCAGCCGGTGGAATAAAGTAGTTGACAACGGGATACAATGCACCCAGAGCTACTCCAGTGACAGTCCCAAAAGTGAGCAGATTCATGAACTGACGACGACCCATATCGGGCACGTCTGCTGATTCAGAAAATTGAGCCATAATCTACGCGCTCTTTGTGTATTTTGTTAAGCATTTTGACAAAAGTACTGTACTTGAGGAACTCTTGTCTAAGTCGAAATGCTAGCGCTCACAACGATGCCATACTTCTTTGTTCCAAGA
This window contains:
- the petC gene encoding cytochrome b6-f complex iron-sulfur subunit yields the protein MAQFSESADVPDMGRRQFMNLLTFGTVTGVALGALYPVVNYFIPPAAGGAGGGTTAKDELGNNVSVTKFLENRNAGDRNLVQGLKGDPTYIVVDSKEAIKDYGINAICTHLGCVVPWNVAENKFKCPCHGSQYDETGKVVRGPAPLSLALAHTNVSDDKIVLTPWTETDFRTGDAPWWS